The genomic DNA GACTATACAAAGTACATATGACAAATTTATTAAAGAATTTCACGATATTTCTAATGATGAAAAAGATAAACAAATCCTAGAAGTTGATAGAACACCTTCACAAATGCTTTCTTATCAATTAGGCTGGACAAGTCTTTTATTATCTTGGGAAAAAGATGAAATGAACGGATTAAAAGTACAAACCCCAACACCAGAATATAAATGGAACAATTTAGGTGGGTTGTATAAAGATTTTTATCAGCAATATGAAAATCATTCCATAGATGAACAAATTAATATATTAAATCAGCAAGTTGATAGCATCATTAACTGGATCAATACTTTAACAGATAAAGAATTGTTTAATCCAGAACAAAGAGATTGGGCTACTACCAAAGCCAAATGGCCCATTTACAAATGGATTCATATCAATACAATTGCACCTTTTAAAACTTTTAGAACTAAAATTCGTAAGTGGAAAAGACTAAATAACTATTAAAAAACACCCTGTATACAGGGTGTTTTTTAATAGACTTGTAAATATATAAATACCAAAAAGATTTTCCCCTTGTTTTTGGGTGTGAGTGCTGGCTGGGGGTTTGGGGGCTAGCCCCCAGGAACTTAACGTAACAGAATATGGGGTAAGCTTACTGCTTAGAGCGATAGAACTGGCGGTTCGGCAGGTACAATTGCTGGTCCAAGTCGTGCTACCTAAACC from Bacillus sp. DX3.1 includes the following:
- a CDS encoding ClbS/DfsB family four-helix bundle protein, which codes for MQTYENKEQLVQTIQSTYDKFIKEFHDISNDEKDKQILEVDRTPSQMLSYQLGWTSLLLSWEKDEMNGLKVQTPTPEYKWNNLGGLYKDFYQQYENHSIDEQINILNQQVDSIINWINTLTDKELFNPEQRDWATTKAKWPIYKWIHINTIAPFKTFRTKIRKWKRLNNY